The Lepidochelys kempii isolate rLepKem1 chromosome 25, rLepKem1.hap2, whole genome shotgun sequence genome contains a region encoding:
- the HAPLN4 gene encoding hyaluronan and proteoglycan link protein 4 isoform X7 — protein sequence MLHRHKDESGAVVVQTAPGKVVTHRGGTIILPCRYHYDMSAHDPAEIRLKWTKVMDPMSFVDVFVAMGKERRAFGSYRGRTALQEDGTGDASLIIRNVTLQDYGQYECEVTNELEDDTGMVKLDLEGVIFPYHPRLGRYTLNFQEAQEACLAQDGILASYDQLHKAWVEGMDWCNAGWLEDGSVQYPISRPRDECGRKDTPVGVRSYGYRHKEDERYDAFCFTSNLNGKVYFLKTYRKLSYPEALQACKKNGARVAKVGQLYAAWKIQLLDKCEAGWVEDGSIRYPIVNPRARCGGREPGVRNLGFPDKKYKLFGVYCYKKASEGPPKDGREEPGKWRPLQV from the exons ATGCTACAcagacaca AGGATGAGAGTGGGGCCGTGGTCGTCCAGACGGCGCCTGGGAAGGTGGTCACCCACCGGGGCGGGACCATCATCCTTCCCTGCCGGTACCACTATGACATGTCAGCCCACGACCCAGCCGAGATCCGCCTCAAGTGGACCAAAGTGATGGACCCGATGTCTTTTGTGGACGTCTTCGTGGCCATGGGGAAGGAGCGCAGGGCTTTTGGGAGCTACCGGGGGCGCACGGCCCTGCAGGAGGATGGGACAGGGGACGCCTCCCTCATCATCCGCAACGTCACCCTGCAGGATTACGGGCAGTATGAGTGCGAGGTCACCAATGAGCTGGAGGACGACACGGGCATGGTGAAGCTGGATCTGGAAG GAGTGATCTTCCCGTACCACCCGCGCCTTGGCCGCTACACCCTCAACTTCCAGGAGGCCCAGGAGGCGTGTCTGGCCCAGGACGGCATCCTGGCCTCCTACGACCAGCTGCACAAGGCCTGGGTGGAGGGCATGGACTGGTGCAACGCCGGCTGgctggaggatggctccgtgcaGTACCCCATCTCCAGGCCCCGAGACGAGTGCGGCCGCAAAGACACCCCAGTCGGGGTCAGGAGCTACGGGTACCGGCACAAGGAGGACGAGCGCTACGATGCCTTCTGCTTCACGTCCAACCTGAACG gcAAAGTTTACTTCCTGAAGACCTACCGCAAGCTGAGCTACCCTGAGGCCCTCCAGGCCTGCAAGAAGAACGGCGCCAGGGTGGCCAAGGTGGGCCAGCTCTATGCTGCCTGGAAGATCCAGCTGCTGGACAAGTGTGAGGCGGGCTGGGTGGAGGATGGCAGTATCCGCTACCCCATCGTCAACCCCCGGGCACGCTGTGGGGGCCGGGAGCCCGGCGTCCGCAACTTGGGCTTCCCGGACAAAAAGTACAAGCTCTTCGGGGTCTACTGCTACAAGAAGGCCAGCGAAGGGCCCCCCAAGGACGGCAGGGAGGAGCCGGGCAAGTGGAGGCCTCTCCAGGTATAA
- the HAPLN4 gene encoding hyaluronan and proteoglycan link protein 4 isoform X5, whose translation MQPVCRAATLLLLIAVLSSPPALSERGRKKVIHVSEDESGAVVVQTAPGKVVTHRGGTIILPCRYHYDMSAHDPAEIRLKWTKVMDPMSFVDVFVAMGKERRAFGSYRGRTALQEDGTGDASLIIRNVTLQDYGQYECEVTNELEDDTGMVKLDLEGVIFPYHPRLGRYTLNFQEAQEACLAQDGILASYDQLHKAWVEGMDWCNAGWLEDGSVQYPISRPRDECGRKDTPVGVRSYGYRHKEDERYDAFCFTSNLNGKVYFLKTYRKLSYPEALQACKKNGARVAKVGQLYAAWKIQLLDKCEAGWVEDGSIRYPIVNPRARCGGREPGVRNLGFPDKKYKLFGVYCYKKASEGPPKDGREEPGKWRPLQV comes from the exons AGGATGAGAGTGGGGCCGTGGTCGTCCAGACGGCGCCTGGGAAGGTGGTCACCCACCGGGGCGGGACCATCATCCTTCCCTGCCGGTACCACTATGACATGTCAGCCCACGACCCAGCCGAGATCCGCCTCAAGTGGACCAAAGTGATGGACCCGATGTCTTTTGTGGACGTCTTCGTGGCCATGGGGAAGGAGCGCAGGGCTTTTGGGAGCTACCGGGGGCGCACGGCCCTGCAGGAGGATGGGACAGGGGACGCCTCCCTCATCATCCGCAACGTCACCCTGCAGGATTACGGGCAGTATGAGTGCGAGGTCACCAATGAGCTGGAGGACGACACGGGCATGGTGAAGCTGGATCTGGAAG GAGTGATCTTCCCGTACCACCCGCGCCTTGGCCGCTACACCCTCAACTTCCAGGAGGCCCAGGAGGCGTGTCTGGCCCAGGACGGCATCCTGGCCTCCTACGACCAGCTGCACAAGGCCTGGGTGGAGGGCATGGACTGGTGCAACGCCGGCTGgctggaggatggctccgtgcaGTACCCCATCTCCAGGCCCCGAGACGAGTGCGGCCGCAAAGACACCCCAGTCGGGGTCAGGAGCTACGGGTACCGGCACAAGGAGGACGAGCGCTACGATGCCTTCTGCTTCACGTCCAACCTGAACG gcAAAGTTTACTTCCTGAAGACCTACCGCAAGCTGAGCTACCCTGAGGCCCTCCAGGCCTGCAAGAAGAACGGCGCCAGGGTGGCCAAGGTGGGCCAGCTCTATGCTGCCTGGAAGATCCAGCTGCTGGACAAGTGTGAGGCGGGCTGGGTGGAGGATGGCAGTATCCGCTACCCCATCGTCAACCCCCGGGCACGCTGTGGGGGCCGGGAGCCCGGCGTCCGCAACTTGGGCTTCCCGGACAAAAAGTACAAGCTCTTCGGGGTCTACTGCTACAAGAAGGCCAGCGAAGGGCCCCCCAAGGACGGCAGGGAGGAGCCGGGCAAGTGGAGGCCTCTCCAGGTATAA
- the HAPLN4 gene encoding hyaluronan and proteoglycan link protein 4 isoform X4 → MMQPVCRAATLLLLIAVLSSPPALSERGRKKVIHVSEDESGAVVVQTAPGKVVTHRGGTIILPCRYHYDMSAHDPAEIRLKWTKVMDPMSFVDVFVAMGKERRAFGSYRGRTALQEDGTGDASLIIRNVTLQDYGQYECEVTNELEDDTGMVKLDLEGVIFPYHPRLGRYTLNFQEAQEACLAQDGILASYDQLHKAWVEGMDWCNAGWLEDGSVQYPISRPRDECGRKDTPVGVRSYGYRHKEDERYDAFCFTSNLNGKVYFLKTYRKLSYPEALQACKKNGARVAKVGQLYAAWKIQLLDKCEAGWVEDGSIRYPIVNPRARCGGREPGVRNLGFPDKKYKLFGVYCYKKASEGPPKDGREEPGKWRPLQV, encoded by the exons AGGATGAGAGTGGGGCCGTGGTCGTCCAGACGGCGCCTGGGAAGGTGGTCACCCACCGGGGCGGGACCATCATCCTTCCCTGCCGGTACCACTATGACATGTCAGCCCACGACCCAGCCGAGATCCGCCTCAAGTGGACCAAAGTGATGGACCCGATGTCTTTTGTGGACGTCTTCGTGGCCATGGGGAAGGAGCGCAGGGCTTTTGGGAGCTACCGGGGGCGCACGGCCCTGCAGGAGGATGGGACAGGGGACGCCTCCCTCATCATCCGCAACGTCACCCTGCAGGATTACGGGCAGTATGAGTGCGAGGTCACCAATGAGCTGGAGGACGACACGGGCATGGTGAAGCTGGATCTGGAAG GAGTGATCTTCCCGTACCACCCGCGCCTTGGCCGCTACACCCTCAACTTCCAGGAGGCCCAGGAGGCGTGTCTGGCCCAGGACGGCATCCTGGCCTCCTACGACCAGCTGCACAAGGCCTGGGTGGAGGGCATGGACTGGTGCAACGCCGGCTGgctggaggatggctccgtgcaGTACCCCATCTCCAGGCCCCGAGACGAGTGCGGCCGCAAAGACACCCCAGTCGGGGTCAGGAGCTACGGGTACCGGCACAAGGAGGACGAGCGCTACGATGCCTTCTGCTTCACGTCCAACCTGAACG gcAAAGTTTACTTCCTGAAGACCTACCGCAAGCTGAGCTACCCTGAGGCCCTCCAGGCCTGCAAGAAGAACGGCGCCAGGGTGGCCAAGGTGGGCCAGCTCTATGCTGCCTGGAAGATCCAGCTGCTGGACAAGTGTGAGGCGGGCTGGGTGGAGGATGGCAGTATCCGCTACCCCATCGTCAACCCCCGGGCACGCTGTGGGGGCCGGGAGCCCGGCGTCCGCAACTTGGGCTTCCCGGACAAAAAGTACAAGCTCTTCGGGGTCTACTGCTACAAGAAGGCCAGCGAAGGGCCCCCCAAGGACGGCAGGGAGGAGCCGGGCAAGTGGAGGCCTCTCCAGGTATAA